Within the Glycine soja cultivar W05 chromosome 3, ASM419377v2, whole genome shotgun sequence genome, the region TGTTGGTGCAATCCTATTTCAGCTTGTTACAGGAAGAACGCCTTTCACTGGAAACAATCAAATACAGGTATAGAATTGATATTAGtgcctctttttttttgtagtcTTTTGAGTATTCTTTCAATGCTAACAAAGTAGTTCTTTCTAGCAAATAATCTATATAGTTTGGTGCTATCATCAGTAGTGTTGTCCTCCGATGTGTTTGAGTCTTTTTGCCCCTTAATTAACTTAATGTAACTTGTAATCATGAACTCTGCAGTTACTACAAAATATTATGAAATCAACAGAATTGCAGTTTCCGTCTGATAGCCAAAGTCTGAGTTTTGAATGCAAAGATTTGTGTCAGAAATTGCTACGTCGGAATCCAGGTATGTTTTGATTTTATTGAAGATTAAAATTTGAGACATAAATGAAGGGTCAATCTGTGGGCCAGTTTAAGATATTTAACAGTATCATTGGTAATTATTTAATCATTGTTACTTGTCTAATATGGTTTGAGATTTCCTTGGTGTCATTTATGACTAATTGCCTGGGAAACTAGCTCCAGTAGAGAGGGTGGGGAGTGCATGCATGTTTCAAACCTGCCTATGTAAAATTAGATTCGCTTTGGTTAGCATCAGCATGACAGCACCACAAAATTGAGCTGACAAATCTGATTTTTCATTGCTGTTTCAGGCTTTTAGATAATTGAAATCCTCCTCCTGCTAACCAATACCATACTAACAAGAATCAAGgggtattttgattttgttctttttgcTAATGTAGATCAGACCACTTGATAGGTGAATGCTTATTTTGGCTTTCTGTGCAAGATTTACATACATAACTACTTGATACAAGGGTCCTGTTGTAGGGGTAAATTATTACTCATTGTTAGGAGTATAGACAAGGCAACTTTCAAAGAGTCTTGTGAAATAAGGAAGGGTTGCCCTACGTTCAAGGGGTATTTAATTTGGGGATTGATAACAGATGATTAGTTGGAGCTTGATTtagtgatgattgattgataaaaTATGCTTGTACTAatatctagttttttttataaaaaatataaattgaggGGAATATACACCTTGTGTCCCAACCTACAGCCCTTCATGCGCTACTTTTTCAACTGTTTTGTGAGATAAACAGGGAAAAGGGGATGATATAAGTTCATAGGGTGCTTGTCATGATTTTCGGTATACTTCATATCCTATTCTGATACACTGTTCTGACTTCTGTATCTTTTTTTAACTTCAGTGGAACGTCTAACTTTTGAAGAATTCTTTAACCATCCATTCCTTTCTCAGAAGCAAACAGAACAGGATGAGCCATTGAGGTAAAAACAGGCTCTTAGAATTTATGATTATTATGGTTAATttgcaaatataaataatttgtagtTTCCAGGAATAGAAGTTCTCCAAGGCTGGTTGGTGGGTTTTGTTCTACAGGGTCTGACCCTTTGAGAAGAACTGAGGAAAATTATCAAGAAGATTGTTTGCCTTTCATGTTAGATGATGACTCTAGTGGCCCGGAGGGGAGTCCATCCTTTTCAAGGAAGAAGTCCTCAATGAAGTCGACCTATGGATTTGATCTAAATGCTAAACTAGATAAAGCGGAGTCATCATCTCCTATTTCTAATAACATAAATCATACTTCTGGATTTGGTAGTGTGACACAGAGATCTGAAAACACTACTAAAAGATTGGACAACCATAAAATTTCTAGAAATCTCACTAATCCTCTAGAATCTCCAGAACAGCTATTCACAAGTCCTTATCCAAAAGGTAATATGAtactaaaatttcttttttccatttctGGTTTTATGGTTAGATTAaggacatattttttttaataatgtataatactgCTTATTTATGTGGAATATGTAGCAGCAGTTACGGATTCCCTGGAGAATATTGATCAAGAATATGTTCTGGTGTCTGGGCCCCCTATAGATGTTTCATCTTCTTCAGTGGGTGCTTCAAGGCCCAGCCATACCCCATATCGGTCAGGTAGTTTACCCCAAGAGTCTTCTAGTACAATCACTAGACTAAGTGTTCCAATGCCAATAGTTGGTGTACCTTCCAATAGCATATGCCAAATTGGAAGTTCAGGAAGTCAGGACTCTGCTCCTGGGACATCGCTTGGATCAATGGATACTGGTGATGAACAGCCATCAGCTCACTGCATGACAAGGGTGAAATCATTGCAACAGTGTGCATCTTCCATCACGGAGTTAGTTAATGAAAAGGTAAATGCTGCTAAAAGTTTGCTCGCTACTGTATTCTTAAAGTGACTGTAATTTTGCTCGCTACATGTGCATGTATGTGAAAATCATGAACTAGTTTTTCACTCCTTGTCTGTAGTGGAGCCTATGAAATGATAAATGATCTTTTAAACCAATCAGAATCAGGACATTGTGTGGTCTTGTAGTGAGTGATacaatatatttcttataatggATTCATACACTCTATTTAAACTATAGGTTAACTAGGTGTTTTTATTTGGCTTTTGCATATAGTAGAATGAATCAACAGGTTAGGGCTTATTCAATGTTAACAAGTTAATACAGGATACTGGTCTTAAATTACTGTGGAAAGCTGCGGATGTGAGATAATGCCTAATGCAACATTTTGGTCAGCCCCCCTCCTTGCCTGTTGCACTAGAAACATGCAGTCATTGTTATtacttatattataataataaaacagtatAGCAATTTAGATGTTCCTTCTGTGTGCATTATGAGGATCTTTCCCTTTGGTGGGAAATGAAAATGACTGAAACCTGTCCTTCTCATTGACCCTTGGTGTGTCTTGTCCTGCTGCCTTTCGCGTTATGCAAAGTGGTCATAGTTGTCTAAAtgttaagtttttatttgtgttgtatATTAATGATACTCACCCTTTTGATTGCTCCATGTCCCTctcttctcttaaaaaaatgtaaaagatgGAGGCAGGAAAGCATCTGGAAGCATTTTCTATTCAGCTTGTAATTCTTGCAATCTGGAAGCAAGCACTGCATATATGCCATACACAAGCTGCATCAGCCATGGAAGGAAGTCCAAATCAAGAAACTTCAAGATATAGAAGGAGCACCAGCAGGAAGCATGGCAGTCCTGATTCAGAAGAATGCCTTGATGGAAACACCCTAGGGCCGAAGGATATATTATCTCAAATTGAAAGTGAATTTTTGAGGGAATTTGAGCATGCTGAAGAACTTGCCAAGACCATTGAGCCCGGTATGGCttcctttattttaatttatgagctGAATGGCTAATTaagttgcttctttttttttttaaaatatcttctgCACTGATGCTCGTAAGATAGAGTTTTATATGTCTAAACTTTTTAGGTTTTATGACCTGATGTGGTATCAACTAAATTGGATGTAATGTTGTTAAGAGTCACTATTGGAGATGACATAAAAAGTAAATTGCTGTTAGCTATGGATAATGATGGATTTATTCCAGCCAATATTTGCAAGTTTTAAAAACTTGAGAATCTCATGAACTCGTAAAGCTTCCATAAACTTGACTCATAGATTCAACTTATAATGAGGCGTTTActtgcaattttgttttctattttcattttctgtttttacttTTCAATTTCGAAACTACCACcttgttttcaatttgtttcctgttttcaaTGATTtgtacaggaaaagaaaaaaacaaaaacaaaaacaaaaaatggtttCAATGTTTCTTGTACAAATCTTTCAAAACAGGAAACAAAAGTGTAAGTGAACCCCCCCTAAAGTCTTCAAAAGTTTACCtaatatacaaataattaaaaaactgaTGATATTCAAAGCTTCAAACATAAGGGTAAAAACCTATCACAGGTCATAGTGGAGACACAAAGACATGGACTGAATCTCCATGCCCATACACTTGCCACTTGATTTGGTTCCAAAACTATAGTAAAAAGGATGTGTGTTATTAAAATGTCACAGGCTATAGTTATATTAGGTTTTGTGACAGGATATATTAGATGGATATTATTTTGTTCATCTAGAAAGTACTGCATATCAAAGCACAAGAGTTTAGTCCTAGTTTGTGGAAACCCCCTATTTTACATATATCATTGCTCCTTCACAATGGGCTGACAAtattggattcttgtcttgttGGGTTCATGATGGATTCTGGGTTCACACTTCACAGATGTTGTCACAATAGAATGCAACAACTTGACAATGCTTAAgtttgaaagaaacaaaattcCATGCTATTATTACGCTTTGATTAGTATGCAGAAAACAGGCAACAGTGATGGTCTGATCAATTTGTGCAATTGATTTGATCCCTAGATAAATGTTACATTTATTATTGATGTTGCCTTCAGAGAGTGTGGGTAGCATATAAGACTGTTGTGGTGCATCAATTgggtaaaaaattacatttgattTGAAACTCGACTTACT harbors:
- the LOC114406177 gene encoding serine/threonine-protein kinase ATG1c-like isoform X2; amino-acid sequence: MAQAAGRSRVVGDYVVGKQIGAGSFSVVWHGRHKVHGTEVAIKEIATLRLNKKLQESLMSEIFILKRINHPNIISLHDIINQVHGKIHLVLEYCKGGDLSLYIQRHGKVPEATAKHFMLQLAAGLQVLRDNNLIHRDLKPQNLLLSRNDEKSVLKIADFGFARSLQPRGLAETLCGSPLYMAPEIMQLQKYDAKADLWSVGAILFQLVTGRTPFTGNNQIQLLQNIMKSTELQFPSDSQSLSFECKDLCQKLLRRNPVERLTFEEFFNHPFLSQKQTEQDEPLRNRSSPRLVGGFCSTGSDPLRRTEENYQEDCLPFMLDDDSSGPEGSPSFSRKKSSMKSTYGFDLNAKLDKAESSSPISNNINHTSGFGSVTQRSENTTKRLDNHKISRNLTNPLESPEQLFTSPYPKAVTDSLENIDQEYVLVSGPPIDVSSSSVGASRPSHTPYRSGSLPQESSSTITRLSVPMPIVGVPSNSICQIGSSGSQDSAPGTSLGSMDTGDEQPSAHCMTRVKSLQQCASSITELVNEKMEAGKHLEAFSIQLVILAIWKQALHICHTQAASAMEGSPNQETSRYRRSTSRKHGSPDSEECLDGNTLGPKDILSQIESEFLREFEHAEELAKTIEPGNTEMPDAMETIFQSALAFGRHGGVEELMGEMESAAALYSKAVRLLVFLLVEGPSLILNPPFSLTNSDRYRLRNYIDILNNRQGYSRSQRMTLLKCDDSRGILKEKF
- the LOC114406177 gene encoding serine/threonine-protein kinase ATG1c-like isoform X1, encoding MAQAAGRSRVVGDYVVGKQIGAGSFSVVWHGRHKVHGTEVAIKEIATLRLNKKLQESLMSEIFILKRINHPNIISLHDIINQVHGKIHLVLEYCKGGDLSLYIQRHGKVPEATAKHFMLQLAAGLQVLRDNNLIHRDLKPQNLLLSRNDEKSVLKIADFGFARSLQPRGLAETLCGSPLYMAPEIMQLQKYDAKADLWSVGAILFQLVTGRTPFTGNNQIQLLQNIMKSTELQFPSDSQSLSFECKDLCQKLLRRNPVERLTFEEFFNHPFLSQKQTEQDEPLRNRSSPRLVGGFCSTGSDPLRRTEENYQEDCLPFMLDDDSSGPEGSPSFSRKKSSMKSTYGFDLNAKLDKAESSSPISNNINHTSGFGSVTQRSENTTKRLDNHKISRNLTNPLESPEQLFTSPYPKAAVTDSLENIDQEYVLVSGPPIDVSSSSVGASRPSHTPYRSGSLPQESSSTITRLSVPMPIVGVPSNSICQIGSSGSQDSAPGTSLGSMDTGDEQPSAHCMTRVKSLQQCASSITELVNEKMEAGKHLEAFSIQLVILAIWKQALHICHTQAASAMEGSPNQETSRYRRSTSRKHGSPDSEECLDGNTLGPKDILSQIESEFLREFEHAEELAKTIEPGNTEMPDAMETIFQSALAFGRHGGVEELMGEMESAAALYSKAVRLLVFLLVEGPSLILNPPFSLTNSDRYRLRNYIDILNNRQGYSRSQRMTLLKCDDSRGILKEKF
- the LOC114406177 gene encoding serine/threonine-protein kinase ATG1c-like isoform X4 — protein: MAQAAGRSRVVGDYVVGKQIGAGSFSVVWHGRHKVHGTEVAIKEIATLRLNKKLQESLMSEIFILKRINHPNIISLHDIINQVHGKIHLVLEYCKGGDLSLYIQRHGKVPEATAKHFMLQLAAGLQVLRDNNLIHRDLKPQNLLLSRNDEKSVLKIADFGFARSLQPRGLAETLCGSPLYMAPEIMQLQKYDAKADLWSVGAILFQLVTGRTPFTGNNQIQLLQNIMKSTELQFPSDSQSLSFECKDLCQKLLRRNPVERLTFEEFFNHPFLSQKQTEQDEPLRSSPRLVGGFCSTGSDPLRRTEENYQEDCLPFMLDDDSSGPEGSPSFSRKKSSMKSTYGFDLNAKLDKAESSSPISNNINHTSGFGSVTQRSENTTKRLDNHKISRNLTNPLESPEQLFTSPYPKAAVTDSLENIDQEYVLVSGPPIDVSSSSVGASRPSHTPYRSGSLPQESSSTITRLSVPMPIVGVPSNSICQIGSSGSQDSAPGTSLGSMDTGDEQPSAHCMTRVKSLQQCASSITELVNEKMEAGKHLEAFSIQLVILAIWKQALHICHTQAASAMEGSPNQETSRYRRSTSRKHGSPDSEECLDGNTLGPKDILSQIESEFLREFEHAEELAKTIEPGNTEMPDAMETIFQSALAFGRHGGVEELMGEMESAAALYSKAVRLLVFLLVEGPSLILNPPFSLTNSDRYRLRNYIDILNNRQGYSRSQRMTLLKCDDSRGILKEKF
- the LOC114406177 gene encoding serine/threonine-protein kinase ATG1c-like isoform X3, whose translation is MAQAAGRSRVVGDYVVGKQIGAGSFSVVWHGRHKVHGTEVAIKEIATLRLNKKLQESLMSEIFILKRINHPNIISLHDIINQVHGKIHLVLEYCKGGDLSLYIQRHGKVPEATAKHFMLQLAAGLQVLRDNNLIHRDLKPQNLLLSRNDEKSVLKIADFGFARSLQPRGLAETLCGSPLYMAPEIMQLQKYDAKADLWSVGAILFQLVTGRTPFTGNNQIQLLQNIMKSTELQFPSDSQSLSFECKDLCQKLLRRNPVERLTFEEFFNHPFLSQKQTEQDEPLRNRSSPRLVGGFCSTGSDPLRRTEENYQEDCLPFMLDDDSSGPEGSPSFSRKKSSMKSTYGFDLNAKLDKAESSSPISNNINHTSGFGSVTQRSENTTKRLDNHKISRNLTNPLESPEQLFTSPYPKVTDSLENIDQEYVLVSGPPIDVSSSSVGASRPSHTPYRSGSLPQESSSTITRLSVPMPIVGVPSNSICQIGSSGSQDSAPGTSLGSMDTGDEQPSAHCMTRVKSLQQCASSITELVNEKMEAGKHLEAFSIQLVILAIWKQALHICHTQAASAMEGSPNQETSRYRRSTSRKHGSPDSEECLDGNTLGPKDILSQIESEFLREFEHAEELAKTIEPGNTEMPDAMETIFQSALAFGRHGGVEELMGEMESAAALYSKAVRLLVFLLVEGPSLILNPPFSLTNSDRYRLRNYIDILNNRQGYSRSQRMTLLKCDDSRGILKEKF
- the LOC114406177 gene encoding serine/threonine-protein kinase ATG1c-like isoform X6 encodes the protein MAQAAGRSRVVGDYVVGKQIGAGSFSVVWHGRHKVHGTEVAIKEIATLRLNKKLQESLMSEIFILKRINHPNIISLHDIINQVHGKIHLVLEYCKGGDLSLYIQRHGKVPEATAKHFMLQLAAGLQVLRDNNLIHRDLKPQNLLLSRNDEKSVLKIADFGFARSLQPRGLAETLCGSPLYMAPEIMQLQKYDAKADLWSVGAILFQLVTGRTPFTGNNQIQLLQNIMKSTELQFPSDSQSLSFECKDLCQKLLRRNPVERLTFEEFFNHPFLSQKQTEQDEPLRSSPRLVGGFCSTGSDPLRRTEENYQEDCLPFMLDDDSSGPEGSPSFSRKKSSMKSTYGFDLNAKLDKAESSSPISNNINHTSGFGSVTQRSENTTKRLDNHKISRNLTNPLESPEQLFTSPYPKVTDSLENIDQEYVLVSGPPIDVSSSSVGASRPSHTPYRSGSLPQESSSTITRLSVPMPIVGVPSNSICQIGSSGSQDSAPGTSLGSMDTGDEQPSAHCMTRVKSLQQCASSITELVNEKMEAGKHLEAFSIQLVILAIWKQALHICHTQAASAMEGSPNQETSRYRRSTSRKHGSPDSEECLDGNTLGPKDILSQIESEFLREFEHAEELAKTIEPGNTEMPDAMETIFQSALAFGRHGGVEELMGEMESAAALYSKAVRLLVFLLVEGPSLILNPPFSLTNSDRYRLRNYIDILNNRQGYSRSQRMTLLKCDDSRGILKEKF
- the LOC114406177 gene encoding serine/threonine-protein kinase ATG1c-like isoform X5 yields the protein MAQAAGRSRVVGDYVVGKQIGAGSFSVVWHGRHKVHGTEVAIKEIATLRLNKKLQESLMSEIFILKRINHPNIISLHDIINQVHGKIHLVLEYCKGGDLSLYIQRHGKVPEATAKHFMLQLAAGLQVLRDNNLIHRDLKPQNLLLSRNDEKSVLKIADFGFARSLQPRGLAETLCGSPLYMAPEIMQLQKYDAKADLWSVGAILFQLVTGRTPFTGNNQIQLLQNIMKSTELQFPSDSQSLSFECKDLCQKLLRRNPVERLTFEEFFNHPFLSQKQTEQDEPLRSSPRLVGGFCSTGSDPLRRTEENYQEDCLPFMLDDDSSGPEGSPSFSRKKSSMKSTYGFDLNAKLDKAESSSPISNNINHTSGFGSVTQRSENTTKRLDNHKISRNLTNPLESPEQLFTSPYPKAVTDSLENIDQEYVLVSGPPIDVSSSSVGASRPSHTPYRSGSLPQESSSTITRLSVPMPIVGVPSNSICQIGSSGSQDSAPGTSLGSMDTGDEQPSAHCMTRVKSLQQCASSITELVNEKMEAGKHLEAFSIQLVILAIWKQALHICHTQAASAMEGSPNQETSRYRRSTSRKHGSPDSEECLDGNTLGPKDILSQIESEFLREFEHAEELAKTIEPGNTEMPDAMETIFQSALAFGRHGGVEELMGEMESAAALYSKAVRLLVFLLVEGPSLILNPPFSLTNSDRYRLRNYIDILNNRQGYSRSQRMTLLKCDDSRGILKEKF